The proteins below come from a single Stomoxys calcitrans chromosome 1, idStoCalc2.1, whole genome shotgun sequence genomic window:
- the LOC106093155 gene encoding trypsin alpha-3-like — MWSSRVLLSLSVFVFVPTCMAQIRNSTLAMLGIDDLDYYDPEIYNFTDTRIVGGRPISINRVPWQLALYDGGYFICGASIISRDWVLTAAHCVEGGGNFAVRAGSTYVNRGGQIRYANAVIIHSRYNSRTFNYDIALLRVRQSFRITPNVRPIPLAKRNRSLPDRFFVSGWGRTRENGQTSNRLRGVTIAKITRPRCQRQYAPVGIGITVNMICATSPQKDACQGDSGGPLVNGRIQYGIVSYGIGCARPNYPGVYTNLRRLNQWVRSVINLRGGAMPTFKAIKQKKKAI; from the coding sequence ATGTGGTCATCGAGAGTTCTACTGTCGCtgagtgtttttgtttttgtacccacctgTATGGCACAAATACGAAATTCTACATTGGCAATGCTGGGTATAGACGACTTGGATTACTACGATCCGGAGATTTATAATTTTACCGACACACGAATAGTTGGCGGTAGACCAATCAGTATTAACCGAGTACCTTGGCAACTTGCCCTTTACGACGGTGGTTACTTTATATGCGGAGCTTCAATCATTAGTCGAGATTGGGTATTAACAGCGGCCCATTGTGTCGAAGGAGGCGGTAATTTTGCAGTTCGCGCCGGTTCTACATACGTTAATCGAGGCGGTCAAATTCGTTATGCAAATGCTGTCATTATCCATTCAAGATACAATTCACGCACCTTTAACTATGATATTGCTCTGCTACGAGTGAGGCAAAGTTTTCGAATAACCCCAAATGTGAGACCTATACCGCTTGCTAAGCGTAACAGGAGCTTACCCGATCGATTTTTTGTCAGCGGTTGGGGTAGAACCAGAGAAAATGGTCAAACTTCGAATCGCCTGAGAGGCGTAACTATCGCCAAAATAACTCGGCCGAGATGCCAACGACAGTATGCGCCAGTTGGCATTGGCATCACAGTCAACATGATATGCGCAACGTCGCCTCAGAAAGACGCATGTCAAGGTGATTCAGGAGGTCCATTAGTTAATGGTCGAATCCAATACGGAATTGTATCGTATGGAATCGGTTGCGCTAGGCCAAACTACCCAGGGGTTTACACAAACCTACGACGCTTAAACCAATGGGTTCGATCAGTCATAAATCTTAGAGGTGGAGCAATGCCAACATTTAAAGCtatcaaacaaaagaaaaaagcgATATAA